ATCGGCGAACCAGTTGAAGTCGTTGGTCGTGCTGTTGATCCCGAGGGGCACCTCAGCCAGGGCCTTGGCGTACGAGGTCGGATCCGCCTCAGCCGTGTGCATGTAGATCCGCGCTTTGAGCGAGTGGGCCACCTGGGTGTACACGGTGCGCAGCCCCCCGGCGTCGAGACCCTGGTAAACCAGCTCGGCGTTGTCCTGGGGCGGGCCGAGATTGGTGGGCCCGGCCGCCGGCAAGTAGACGTTGATGGCCGAGTCCAACTGGGTCTGCAGGTCGGCAAAGACCTGGAGCTGGGGGTCGAACGCGGGGGTCTTGTTGTTGGAGTCCGCCGCTGCCCGGTAGGGGACGTCGCCCCACACCGTGGCCGCCATGTCCATCACCAGCGCCTCATATACCTTGCCGATCCCGATGTAGAGCGAGTCGCCGACCGACCGCGCGAGCTGCTGCATCTTGCGGATATCGAGCAACCCCCCGCCGCCGTTCAGCGTTCGGTTCGACCCGTACACCGAGGTCCAGTTCGGATCGATCGTCGTCGGATCGATGGCGTAGCGGTCGTACCCGATCTGCTGCCGGGAAAAGCCGGAGATCTGCTGCACGTACATCGCCGCGTTGCGGGCGATCTGACTCTGGAACTGCACCGCCTGGGCCGCCTGGATGCCAATGTAAAGCGGCCCAGGGCGGGTGAGTTTGGTCACGTTGTTCGGGTCATCGCTGACCCCCGGGCCCGACAGGTAGTCGCTGCACGCCGCACCGCCGAGCGCGAGGGCCGCAACCACCGTGAGCTGCCATGCATGTCTCATGGGGCGATCCTCAGCAGTTCAGCGTGAGAGAAAAGACGAACGACCGGGTCTGCGGGTCGTTGAAGTAATCGATGCCGCGCACCGACGTGGCAGACCCGAGCAGCGAGGTCTCGGGGTCGATCCCGGTGTACTTGGTCCAGGTGTGGAGATTCCGCCCCGCCACCCGGAGATCGATGCTGCTGAAGCCGAGCAGCCGCCTCACCCAGGGC
The genomic region above belongs to Gemmatimonadales bacterium and contains:
- a CDS encoding SusD/RagB family nutrient-binding outer membrane lipoprotein, producing MRHAWQLTVVAALALGGAACSDYLSGPGVSDDPNNVTKLTRPGPLYIGIQAAQAVQFQSQIARNAAMYVQQISGFSRQQIGYDRYAIDPTTIDPNWTSVYGSNRTLNGGGGLLDIRKMQQLARSVGDSLYIGIGKVYEALVMDMAATVWGDVPYRAAADSNNKTPAFDPQLQVFADLQTQLDSAINVYLPAAGPTNLGPPQDNAELVYQGLDAGGLRTVYTQVAHSLKARIYMHTAEADPTSYAKALAEVPLGINSTTNDFNWFADATPVGNNIWWQFQATRGDIAPGAAIIELMKRQISAGVSDSARLNFYFVPATDTLGDVLGFFGYRPGGASGLQTAAGIDPGNGVTPPDGEPAVYSDFNFINPNIDLGDFRQPELTYDETQLIGAEGAFNTGGQGAAQPFLDAARANRAYGARGATPNVFPALSPVPATLENIMEEKYVAEFLNIEAWNDWKRTCIPPLAPAPGNSTTPGTTPIAGRLPYGINEINANPNTPNVSPNGRNANDPTACPVLNYTSSSPLGT